Proteins from a single region of Callithrix jacchus isolate 240 chromosome 12, calJac240_pri, whole genome shotgun sequence:
- the VAX1 gene encoding ventral anterior homeobox 1, which yields MFGKPDKMDVRCHSDAEAARVSKIAHKESRESKGAEGNLPAAFLKEPQGAFSASGAAEDCNKSKSNSAADPDYCRRILVRDAKGSIREIILPKGLDLDRPKRTRTSFTAEQLYRLEMEFQRCQYVVGRERTELARQLNLSETQVKVWFQNRRTKQKKDQGKDSELRSVVSETAATCSVLRLLEQGRLLSPPGLPTLLPPCATGALGSALRGPSLPALGAGAAAGSAAAAAAAAAPGPAGAASPHPPAVGGAPGSGPAGPGALHAGAPAAGHSIFSLPVPSLLGSVASRLSSAPLTMAGSLAGNLQELSARYLSSSAFEPYSRTNNKEGAEKKALD from the exons aTGTTCGGGAAACCAGACAAAATGGACGTTCGATGCCACTCGGACGCCGAGGCTGCCCGGGTCTCGAAGATCGCGCACAAGGAGAGTCGGGAGAGCAAGGGCGCGGAGGGTAACCTCCCAGCCGCCTTCCTCAAGGAGCCGCAGGGGGCCTTCTCTGCGTCCGGCGCTGCTGAGGATTGTAACAAAAGTAAATCCAATTCCGCAGCGGACCCGGATTACTGCCGCCGGATCCTGGTCCGAG ATGCCAAGGGGTCCATCCGAGAGATCATCCTGCCCAAGGGCCTGGACCTGGACCGGCCTAAGAGGACGCGCACGTCCTTCACCGCGGAGCAGCTCTATCGGCTGGAGATGGAGTTCCAGCGCTGCCAGTACGTGGTGGGCCGCGAGAGGACCGAGCTCGCCCGGCAGCTCAACCTCTCCGAGACCCAG GTAAAGGTCTGGTTCCAGAACCGGCgcaccaagcagaagaaggacCAGGGCAAGGATTCGGAGCTACGCTCGGTGGTGTCTGAGACAGCGGCCACGTGCAGCGTGCTTCGGCTGCTGGAGCAGGGTCGTCTGCTGTCGCCGCCCGGCCTGCCCACGCTGCTGCCGCCTTGCGCCACTGGCGCTCTCGGCTCCGCACTGCGCGGGCCCAGCCTACCCGCCCTGGGCGCGGGCGCCGCTGCCGGCTCGGCCGCCGCTGCCGCGGCAGCCGCCGCCCCGGGCCCAGCGGGTGCCGCGTCCCCGCACCCGCCGGCTGTGGGCGGCGCTCCAGGCTCTGGGCCCGCCGGGCCGGGGGCACTGCACGCAGGCGCCCCGGCCGCGGGCCACAGCATCTTCAGCCTGCCGGTGCCCTCGCTTCTCGGCTCCGTCGCCAGCCGCCTGTCTTCCGCCCCGTTGACAATGGCTGGTTCGCTAGCTGGGAATTTGCAAGAACTCTCCGCCCGATATCTGAGCTCCTCGGCCTTCGAGCCTTACTCCCGGACCAACAATAAAGAAGGGGCCGAGAAAAAAGCGCTGGACTGA